The region TCGGCGGACGAAGAGCGATGCACGCAGCGGTGTTTGAGGCGGGCTGGAGGAGTTCAGAGTTAATGTCCCATCATCGTGCTGTGATAGCCAAAGAGCATCAGGGGCGAGGGCGAGAAGTCATCAGTCTGGATTGGACGCTCAGCCATCACGATTGGGGCAAGCAGATCTTTGGGGTGAAGCGATCCTATGATTATGTGGAACATCGGATGAGTTGCTTTCAAACGGTGGTGACGGCGACGATTGCGAACCGCCACCTAATTGATGGGATTGACGTGGTGGTGCAGTTTCCAGATTTTTCAGTGGCAGAACGGGAGTATCTGAAGGTGACGGCAAAATCCCACTATGACGATTTAGACCAAGTGCGAGAACGACTGATTGAGATGTTGCATTATCACAAGAATCGATTGGAGTATCGCAAACGCACCGAGATTGCCGTCGAGATTGTGCGCCAAGTGGAAGCGGAAGGACAATTTCCCACCGCCGATTATGCGTTTGACAATGGGGTGTTGACTGTTGAGTTAACCACCATGATTGAGTCCGCAGGAAAACACTGGGTGAGTGAAGTTGAAAGTTCTCGCAACATCTTGTGGAATGACCAATGGCAACGGGTAGATGCGATTGGTTTAGAACTCAGAATCCATCACCCAGAGAGCTTTCGCCCGATTCAAGTCACTTGCCGCAACGGCGAAACGAAACCGATTTGGGCATTTACCAAAGTCGTGCGCCTCAAGAAGTTTGGACGCAAGCGATTGGTCATCGTCCACGAGCAAGCAGATTTACAAGACCCACCTCGCTTCCTGCTCACCGATGCGTTGCATTGGGAAAGTGGGCGAGTCATGCAGACTTGGAGTTATCGATGGTCCTGCGAGGTCTTTCATGAGGTGAGCAAACAGCACACCGGGCTAGAGTCGGCTCAGGTGCGGAACGAGGAAGCGGTCAACCGTCACTTCCGTCTTAGTTGCGTGGCGCAGTCGATTCTGCAACGGACTGCCTGTTCTGGCGCACAATCTGAACGATTTGAGTTTGCTCAAGGCAAGCAAACGGTGGGACAGAAGCTCTATACCCTCACTCGTCAAGCCTTTGATGATTTGCTGCAATTCATTGTGACGCGATGTTCTCACGGACATACAAATGAACAGATTTTACAAGCTCTCCTCCCCAGTTGATTGGCGATCGTTTTTTCTACTTCGGTAACTTGCCAAGTTGTGTATTCTATGGATTGAAGTAATTGTGTTGCAGGATTGAGCGATCGCAGTGAGATATGGCAGGACATAGTAAGTGGGCAAACATCAAACGTCAGAAAGCCAGGGTCGATGCTGTTAAAGGCAAAGTATTTACAAAAATCTCAAGAGAAATTATTGTAGCGGCTCGAAATGGCGTACCTAACCCTGCTGGCAACTTTCAACTGCGGACGGCGATCGAAAAAGCAAAAGCAGCTGGTATTCCAAACGACAACATTGAACGGGCGATCGCTAAAGGAGCGGGTAAACTTGGTCCTGATAATGCGGCTTTAGAAGCCATCCAATATGAGGGCTATGGTCCAGGTGGAGTTGCTATCTTAATCGAAGCGCTGACAGATAATCGCAACCGCACGGCTGCTGATCTAAGAGTTGCCTTTAGCAAAAATGGTGGGAATTTGGGCGAAACAGGCTGTGTAAGTTGGATGTTCGATCAAAAAGGGGTTGTATCGGTGCTGCTGACACCTGC is a window of Leptolyngbyaceae cyanobacterium JSC-12 DNA encoding:
- a CDS encoding hypothetical protein (IMG reference gene:2510093951); translated protein: MLPFVAVPSTIAQEFGKYRDLFCRGAGFEQVSRYVTGLLLSENKTLQGIAGQWVAGGEVGGRRAMHAAVFEAGWRSSELMSHHRAVIAKEHQGRGREVISLDWTLSHHDWGKQIFGVKRSYDYVEHRMSCFQTVVTATIANRHLIDGIDVVVQFPDFSVAEREYLKVTAKSHYDDLDQVRERLIEMLHYHKNRLEYRKRTEIAVEIVRQVEAEGQFPTADYAFDNGVLTVELTTMIESAGKHWVSEVESSRNILWNDQWQRVDAIGLELRIHHPESFRPIQVTCRNGETKPIWAFTKVVRLKKFGRKRLVIVHEQADLQDPPRFLLTDALHWESGRVMQTWSYRWSCEVFHEVSKQHTGLESAQVRNEEAVNRHFRLSCVAQSILQRTACSGAQSERFEFAQGKQTVGQKLYTLTRQAFDDLLQFIVTRCSHGHTNEQILQALLPS
- a CDS encoding DNA-binding regulatory protein, YebC/PmpR family (IMG reference gene:2510093952~PFAM: Domain of unknown function DUF28~TIGRFAM: DNA-binding regulatory protein, YebC/PmpR family) produces the protein MAGHSKWANIKRQKARVDAVKGKVFTKISREIIVAARNGVPNPAGNFQLRTAIEKAKAAGIPNDNIERAIAKGAGKLGPDNAALEAIQYEGYGPGGVAILIEALTDNRNRTAADLRVAFSKNGGNLGETGCVSWMFDQKGVVSVLLTPAKSTGRGRRSEVVNEISEEDLLEAFLEGGAETYELLETEEGTLAEALTDVVNLETLSQTLKDRNLTVSQVELRWIPNNILEVTDPDQARSLLKLMDALDDLDDVQNATANFEMADDLMSLSLV